The sequence ATAGTTAGAGGCTAGTGAAGGATCCTGGTGTCTGGGacaggatggggggtgggtgggaaaaggggaggggcactTTGGTAAGCACCAACCAGGCTGAGGGAAGCCTGCAACCTTGGGCTTCACATGGGAGTGGGGGTGAGGTGAACTTCGTCCCGGTAGAGCTGGGAGAAGCAGAGTgtgaaaaccaaaacacaaaaaaagaaacttggttTTGGCAGGGATGGGTCTGCGTTGCCTATTGTCACAAGTCTAGCCAGGTCTCTTTCCTTTGACATGCTGAGACCCAGATGGGTGGGGGAGCCAGACAGCCGGGGAAGACCCAGCTGGAGAGCATAACTGGTTCCTACCTATTATACAGCAGACGTGGCCTGGATGTGTGGCCAGTGTGCCTATTTTTTAGTAGAATGTCCACAAACATCTTACTTTCCCCATTTTTCAATTAATTGGTAATTAGGATATGTACTCAATGACATAGTTTCATGCTGTTGAAATAATTTTCCAGGCACAAAATGGAGCTCTCCTGCCCAGTGGTGCCACATCAGTAACACCAAACTTAGACAACTTTCAGTCCCTGTAAACACTGCACTTGACCGTACATGCAGTGTATCCAGTCAGGCAGGCCCCAAACTCCAAGCCAACTCTGAGCTTTCTCACCCCACACAAGGCTGCCTAGGTGACTGCAGACAAGATATTTTCTCAAGATAtttgtctcttccttcttctttgttctttattcttcatCCTATGAAACACTTCTgctttcccacctcccctcccataTTGCAGTTCTCCAGGTAGAGACTCCACTTCGTGACGtgttaaataaagtttgtttgtgTCCTCTACATGgtcttctttaatcatttttaacacTGCAAAGAACTGTAACTCGACGACTCTTGCCTCATGACCTTGAAAAGTTTATACATCAACCCCCCGGGGGTGTCCACTCCTGGGGAGCCCTTAAGATCTTGGATTGATGAAAAACTGTTTCCCCAAACTAATCATTCTAATCCAAAAATGTGGCGGCTTCAAGAAGACACTCTgagtctctcttctctcatgtgACTTCTCATGGAGGAACACCACCCAGACGTTCACCTAACAGACTTCACATTTGCCTTGCCTTTGGATCCTTCtcccttttgtttcatttccccAATCTCTGTCTGCTTTGTAACCCTTCTTCTTATCATCCGATTTTCTGACATCCTCTCTACTGTCTGGCAACGTTATTTAGACCGAGCGATACCATCTGTTCTCATACATGGTGTGCAGTAGTAGATGCAAATTAATCACCAAATTCTCATTATATGGCTCAGTGCATAATAGTTCTATTTTCCCAAGCCATGAACTGAAATTCTTGACTTTCATACCAGTGAATACTGGCTCTGAATGGCTTTCTACCCAAATCCTCCAGCTTTTTCCCTTTTTACCAGCATCCCTTGCTGATAAAAATGGTGACCACCTTCCCCTACCCACACCACCCCAGCACCAGATCCACTATAGCTCTCTATCTGTGTGGGGTTTGAGATCCTGCAAATCTACAATGCCTATAGCTCATAAAGAAGGGAATGAACAAAGAAGCTCTACTCTGCCTTTAGTTACAGAATTTGCACACTTAGTTCCTGATGGATAATAGGCCCACTTCTGGGAATACGCAGCAATTTAAAGTAAAGTGTCTAATGTCAGATTCTGTAAAGTCTGCTTCTGCTTTAATCTGAGGCTGGTCTATTTGGCAattggcaagtttttttttttttttttttttgttgttctgttaGTCTACACTCATGGTCATTAGAGTGCCTCCCCTCCTCAACCTGATTTAGGCTctgggtggcggggtgggggggtggtggtaaaTACCTGGTGGCACTGACAGGGGTCAAGAGGAAGCTCATACGAATAGCTGAAGAGAGCAACAAGGGAAATAGATAATCTATCCCAGAGTCCTGAATTATTCTAGAGCTATCTGCCTCTATTCCCACaggtcttttgcttttttcttccaaattacaTCTGCCTAGTAAGAAAGACAGATTTTGGCTTTTCCCTATTCCAAAAATCTGTAAGAAAAGATTATTTGGGAGCCCAGTTTTGAGGGGAGTCTTTGGGATATATTCTTATGCCTCATCACCTCTTGACTGACATATTGCTGCCTTTCTCTGTAAGTTTCATTAAACCAACTCTCTATACCCTACCCATGACCTGTTCCCTATGCTGAGCCTTCCAGGACAAGAAACACTGGAGCTTCTTATTGACCTGTTCACGAGTTTTTTGTTCATCGGTGCCATAGATGTGACCCTAGACCCCTAAGCCTGGCCAAAGTCTTGGCTTCAACACCTCCTCTTTAGATCATACCAAGAAGCCAAACTTCAAGGAGCATTTGTTTCAGAAGGTCCTCCCCAAGGCCCatttctgcctcctcccttctttGTTCTCCCAGCTTTGGAGCTTTGGAACAGTGGTGCCCCAAGGTCCCAAGCTGTATCCTTGTTTGGGTTCAGCCTTGTCACCAGAAAGGTGATTAATTTTAAGCATCACATACTAGTAGGGAAGAAAAGTTAGAGAGGATggcctttttgctttttttttttttttttttttttttggagaactCCCAGGACTTTGCCTTTACAGTGAAACATATGTGGATAAAAGGACCAGAGCAGGGCATTAAATTGCTCTATTAGGAAAATTTCCCCACCCTAACTCCCTTGGCCCAGGTGTTCAACTGGGACCATTGTGATCCCAGAACTCTGCTCTGTTTCATAGAACTCACCTCCATCAAAAAGAAACTGACTTCCCAGTCCTATATTTCTTATGAGCTCTTTCTCAGATCTCTTCATACCATCTCTGCAATgtaaggaaggacagaaagggaagagagaaacttTTGGAGGTGTCAATCAAATGCAGCCATTTGAAGACTTTCTAAAAGATATTGTTATCCTAATGCCCTTTATATTAGTCTGCTATGGAAGGCCCCAGGATCATTGGGCCTAGAGAGAAAGTCAAGAAAGATTTCCTTTGATGGAATTTAGATCCGTCTGAGTTGATTCCCGAGAGTACAGAGAAAGGATGCATCGTGGCATAAAGAGTTGTgagcttatttatatttttgagggtGTTCCATGAGAATACAACTTAGATGCCCAAATATTGGAAGACATTACAGGGCATAATAACAGAGACATTCAGAGGACATGCAGATtcagaaaaataatcagaaaagccggggtgcctgggtggctcagtcgactgagcatccaactcttgatttcaactcaggtcatgatctcacagttcaggttcataggtttgagccccgtttagggccctgtgctgacagtatggagcctgcttaggattctcgatctccctctctctgcccctcactcctcCCATGCACACatactatctctctcaaaataaataaataaacattaaaaaatagaagaagaaccAGCAAACCAACAGACACATAGAAACGTGGGTCactttaagttttattcatttgatcaaaaacttgtattttattaAGGATTTCCCATGTGGCAGTTTCTATAATAGAGTAGGAAATAAGACCTATAATATCATTGTCCTCCTGGAGCACACTGTCTATAAACtatgaaaggagagagacaaatgtCATACAGACCAGATACACAGCtgaattgaataaaaatgaatgaatgaatgaatgaatgaatgaacaaagaaacagtcCATTGAGCTGATCTGGTAGAGATTATTTATGAACCTGGAAGCTGCTCTAAAGGTCTggtttcatgtttgttttttccatgcTACTCAGAAATCCCAGgagttctggaaaattcttacCTTCGTATGAGCAAGAGTAGGGGCAGGAGTCCAAGACCGATTTGAATGTCAGCATGACAAAGCCCAGTGATAGGCTCCCTCTATGTGAAGGGAAGTGACTAGTCACTGGGTGGCACCTTGTATGATCCTAGCATTTTGTACTCAATCTTCTGTTCATAGGAACATCTTCTCTGATTCACTTTAAAACCTATCACCTGAGTCATGTGTACTACTCTTCAGCTGGCCATAGGACCATGAACTCTTCCCCATGTCTAGACTGTGACCAAAATAAACTTTCATAGCTATTTGGAACCAGGAAaggtcatttttcttcttgtcaCAGGcattgcctccctcctccccattcaCACGTATGACCAACTATTTGTCAATTCTGGTATTTTTAACATTCCTTCAGTCTAGTCTTATCTGTGGTATATTGCCAAGCTGGAACTTTAATACCATTTTACTATGTGAAAATATATACCTCTATTCCCCTGTATCTAGAACTAGCTCATCAAGATAATGGTCATCTGGGTTAGGAATTATCTctgtgttattatatttttacatatgtttacatatatgttattaataatgataacagctaataaatatatttatcaaacatttaactGGACAGACTTACGTATAGGTTCCCTAGAGTTGCCATATTGAACTGAGGATTGGGTAAGTCTCATCATTTCACTTAGTGCAGTTTTCTAGAAATAGCAACTATTTCCATATTAgcaaaaaaaatagatgaatgtgTGAGATTAGGAGTGTCATTGCTAAGTATATCAGAGCCAAGACATGCAGAACATTTGGGAAAACAATGGGCTTTGACTCAGTTAGAGACCAATAGTCTAGATCCAAGAATTGTGTGATCAGGTGTCTTATGCCCACTAAACAGGGTGGGTTACTTCTGAAAAGAATAAATCAGTTGGACACCTGAGAGATGTGCTTAATCATGTACATATATTATGCCATTTGCTATCTAGCAATAAATGGGCTATGTGAAATGATATTCTGAATATCAGAGAGAGGTAGGTTTCCACTGACATGTCTTTCCCTAGTTGCTCCTAACAACAAAGCTGTCAGTTTGTCCAGGTTCCCCGAGTTATTCTTGGAGAGCAGTGAGTCAAATTTATGCTCTAGAGTTAGGCAGAGAGAATAAACGAATTATACCACTCTGGATCTGCTTGGTTTTAATGCTATATATAACAGGGTTcataaaaggggggaaaaggaagTAGATGTAGCTCATTGTGATGTGGACCACACGAGGAGCATGCTTTCCAAACCTATGAATAAATGTTAGACCAACTACAGTGACATAGAAGACCAGGATGCAGCAGATGTGAGAAATGCACGTATTGAGGGCCTTGGCCCTTTCTTCTCCAGAAGCAATGCCCATGACAGTCTTAAGGATcaaaaagtaggagaaaaagatGATAAGAAAGTCCAACAAGACCATTGCAAATACAACCACAACTGGATAGAGACGATTGAAGGTGATGTCAGCACAAGCTAACTTGATGACATCTTGGTGTagacagaaagcatgagagaGTACATGGGATCGACAATAGGGAAACCAGTGAAGGCGGATAATTATTGGCATGATTGACAGACCAGCCCTTGTCAATACCCCCATCCCAATCTTCATTACCTTGGTGTTGGTAAGGATGGAAGTATATCTCAAGGGGTTGCGGATGGCAATgaagcggtcataggccatggcaAGCAAAACACCAGATTCTACGATAGAAAGAGTGTGGATAAAGTAGGCCTGAGAGAAGCAGGCCTGATGGCCAATCTCTCTGTGATTCAACCATAGAACTCCCAGAACTGTGGGCATCGTGGTCAAAGTCACTCCAAGGTCTGTGGCTGCCAGCATAGCTAAGAAATAGTACATGGGCTCGTGAAGGTTATGATCATCCCTGATAAGAAAGAGAAGAGTGCCATTACCAAGAAGTATGGAGACGTAAACCCCTAATAATGGGATGGAGATCCAGTGGTGTGCCTTCTCCATGCCTGGGAAACCAGTAAGCAGAAACAGGGAAGTGGTGGTGTTGAGCCACATTGCAAGCcttgcaaagaagaaaatactcCCTTCAGGTAATGCAGTAGAAGCTCTTCTGTAGAAGTTGCCCTTGAGTGTGCTACCTGTTCATAAGATGTTTATCAGTCTTGACTTCCAGTGATAGCAAGGATGATAATTTAGTCATTATTTGGAGATTTCTAGGTATGGGAGAATAGAGTGTATAAGGAACTCTATGTATTATTCATTGCTACTGTACAACATACAGGAAATACAGCAATGTCGACAGAATAGACCTAGTTGATGTCCTTATAAATTatataaccaagaaaataaaggcaaaatgcaAGAAGACATCAGTATATTTGAATAGTGCTATGATAGTGTTGGAActtacagtttatttttcaaTGTGCTCTTTATCTTCAGTTGTGATAGTTCTCAGAAAGTATGAAACCTGAAAGATCAGTAGAGAATTAATTCCAAGACGAGCAAGTATGAAcatcaatagcaaaacaaacaaataaataatcaatcaatcagtcaatcaaatAGACTTAGTTGATTTGAGGGAATGATCAATGCTCATTATGTCTGGAGGAAAAAACCTGAAGCTCTAGAGACTTTTGAAAAATGATATGATATCATATATCACATTTATCACAAAAATGATATGAGCAAATTATATGTGTTTATCTCCACAACacatagacatcaaaatccatgTTGCTTAGCATCATAATTCTTTGGTTATTGATGTGATGTGcctcaaagaattcaaaattttaTAGTGTAGATACAAAAATGAGCAATAAAAAGGGGATTTAATGACAAACATTTGGGAGCACTATTTGTTAACAGCACAGATTACTGTTAACATATCACCTGTCTGGAGGTACAAAGATAGAAATCCGTTATCTAGGCAAgttcaagaagaaaattttttacAAACTGTGGAGTGTGATGAGATTTAACAAAAGTGAGAAGGCTCTGTGACATTCAAATTTCAGGCATCACCTGGTAGCCAAACTCtaggagtagaaaaaaaaaaaaacatgcattgGTGGCATcattcagagaaaaggaaagccacCTTGTACTCTGGTTGGTAGGGACTGTGTATCTCACATGCTTTGAAAAGAACATCTTGGTGTGAATTTGATATATGAATCCTAGGACATCTTTTTGCCCATGAAAAAAGGTGTATAAGATTATTGAGTTTTTACCTCCAGAAGCATTTTTTATTCCAGCTCTGCTACtttgtaacaataataatattgggaaagttatttaatcttGGGCCGTGGTTTCATGATCTTAAAATGGTactggcggggcgcctgggtggctcagtcggttaagcgtccgacttcagctcaggtcatgatctcgcggtccgtgagttcaagccccgcattgggctctgtgctgaccgctcagagcctggagcctgttttggattctgtgtctccctttctctctctgaccctcccccgttcatgctctgtctctgtctcaaaaataaatgttaaaaaaaaattaaatggtacTGGCAATTTCTGTCTTGCCCAGTGATGCTCTTGACACAGGTTGTGAAAATGGAATGGGATTGCCAGTGAGAAAGTGCTTTGCAAGGGGTAAATTGTTCTTCACTTTTGAAGTTCTGGTGTTATTATTACAGAGAAGAGCCTCTTCACTCTCTTCCTCGTGGCTACGCACCATGATTATCCACTCTGATCATCCACTTACTCTGAGACGTGTCAAGTTTTCTTAACAAGCCTGGGGAACCAATACAAGATGATGGGGGTTTCGAGGAGGCTGGGTATGGCTGTATCTGAAAATACTAAACTAGAGTTCACTTGAACAGTAGATAAAAGATGGTgtttggggtgg is a genomic window of Acinonyx jubatus isolate Ajub_Pintada_27869175 chromosome D1, VMU_Ajub_asm_v1.0, whole genome shotgun sequence containing:
- the LOC106966106 gene encoding olfactory receptor 51B6, yielding MWLNTTTSLFLLTGFPGMEKAHHWISIPLLGVYVSILLGNGTLLFLIRDDHNLHEPMYYFLAMLAATDLGVTLTTMPTVLGVLWLNHREIGHQACFSQAYFIHTLSIVESGVLLAMAYDRFIAIRNPLRYTSILTNTKVMKIGMGVLTRAGLSIMPIIIRLHWFPYCRSHVLSHAFCLHQDVIKLACADITFNRLYPVVVVFAMVLLDFLIIFFSYFLILKTVMGIASGEERAKALNTCISHICCILVFYVTVVGLTFIHRFGKHAPRVVHITMSYIYFLFPPFMNPVIYSIKTKQIQSGIIRLFSLPNSRA